One segment of Brassica napus cultivar Da-Ae chromosome C3, Da-Ae, whole genome shotgun sequence DNA contains the following:
- the LOC106384887 gene encoding E3 ubiquitin-protein ligase MBR2 isoform X1 has protein sequence MDRCAGKRLVVPGKASGPVLRENMYKKDENNVSFCRHTGCSAKVTPRIGFTDNNRKVGRPPICSSSNGKEIAGSSSRTTPGGFGYLRKPAKGRRQPSSNLETDSSETSSIHDDLAAAKPTLPRLKTKRVIQSQNTVSGGVVMTKAGRSSRGTSTSSHQESDLDTGVGPSVSSSSGSDRTVRGGLSRNGLRNVRCNSMSNVLPTSSSSATKISVSKKKNSDGESSSSSKKGNKSSVSVLKGMNQSSSHENGTTLSDNRRNRVVPTIRDSGVVSSSRSGRRGAVASPVTSRQTPHRATPTNSSSSRSSNSYSRQNRSTGRLRSLMPGSPSLVNRDGLSRYNINGIAEILLALERIEHDQELTYEQLASLETNLFLSDMIRFYDQHSDMRLDIDNMSYEELLALGDEMGTVSTALSEEALSRSLKKIIYPGTDETGAISLNKDDDIKCSICQEEYVDGDEVGTMPCEHMYHVSCVQQWLRMKNWCPICKTSAEEEKSL, from the exons ATGGATAGATGTGCGGGTAAACGATTGGTTGTGCCAGGAAAAGCAAGCGGCCCTGTACTACGTGAGAATATGTACAAGAAAGATGAAAATAATGTCTCTTTCTGCAGACATACTGGTTGTAGTGCAAAGGTAACTCCCCGGATTGGCTTTACGGACAACAACAGGAAAGTTGGTCGGCCTCCGATTTGTTCTTCCTCAAATGGAAAGGAAattgctgggagttcatctcgAACTACTCCGGGTGGATTTGGATACTTAAGAAAGCCAGCCAAAGGTAGGAGACAGCCGTCGTCTAAtttggagacagattcttcggAGACGAGCAGTATTCATGATGATTTAGCTGCAGCTAAGCCCACCCTTCCACGCCTAAAGACTAAAAGAGTCATTCAGTCTCAAAACACTGTTTCTGGAGGAGTGGTAATGACAAAGGCAGGAAGATCAAGTAGAGGAACAAGCACAAGTAGTCATCAGGAATCTGACTTGGACACTGGAGTGGGTCCCTCGGTTTCTTCATCCTCTGGTAGCGACCGCACTGTAAGAGGTGGTCTGAGCAGGAATGGATTGAGGAACGTGAGGTGCAACTCTATGTCTAATGTTCTTCCAACTAGCTCAAGCTCGGCAACAAAAATCAGTGTgagtaaaaagaaaaactctGATGGAGAGAGCAGCTCCTCTAGCAAAAAAGGCAATAAGAGTAGCGTGTCAGTGCTAAAGGGAATGAATCAAAGCTCTTCTCATGAAAACGGAACCACACTTTCTGATAACAGAAGGAATCGTGTAGTACCAACTATCAGGGATAGTGGTGTTGTTTCAAGTAGTAGATCAGGACGACGTGGAGCTGTTGCATCCCCTGTTACCTCTAGACAAACACCTCACCGTGCAACACCAACCAATTCCAGTTCTTCTCGTTCATCAAATAGTTACAGTAGGCAGAACAGGAGTACCGGCCGGTTACGTAGCTTGATGCCTGGTAGCCCTTCTTTGGTGAACCGGGATGGTTTAAGTCGCTACAACATTAATGGAATTGCTGAG ATACTGTTGGCCCTGGAGAGAATTGAACATGATCAAGAGCTTACATATGAG CAACTGGCCTCTTTAGAGACGAATCTATTCTTAAGTGATATGATCAGATTCTACGATCAGCATAGCGACATGAGGCTTGACATTGATAACATGTCATATGAG GAACTACTAGCTTTGGGAGATGAAATGGGTACAGTGAGCACAGCTCTAAGCGAAGAAGCACTCTCTAGAAGCCTAAAGAAAATCATTTATCCGGGGACAGATGAAACTGGTGCCATCTCTCTGAATAAGGATGATGATATCAAGTGCAGTATTTGCCAG GAAGAGTATGTTGATGGAGATGAAGTAGGGACTATGCCATGTGAACATATGTACCATGTGAGCTGTGTGCAACAATGGCTGCGGATGAAGAATTGGTGCCCTATCTGCAAAACCTCTGCGGAGGAGGAGAAGTCGTTGTAG
- the LOC106384890 gene encoding probable cytosolic oligopeptidase A — protein sequence MAAEDSLSSNPLLQNFEFPPFDVVDAHHVRPGIRALLHQLEAELEQLEKTVEPSWPKLVEPLEKIIDRLTVVWGMINHLKAVKDTPELRAAIEEVQPEKVKFQLRLGQSKPIYNAFKSIRESPDWNTLIEARQRLVEAQIKEAVLSGIALEDDKREEFNKIEQELEKLSHKFSENVLDATKKFEKLITDKKEIEGLPPSALGLFAQAAVSKGHENATADAGPWLITLDAPSYLPVMQHATNRALREEVYRAYLSRASSGELDNTAIIDQILKLRLEKAKLLGYSNYAEVSMATKMATVETADELLEKLRSASWAPAVQDIEDLKSFAKDQGAIEADSLTHWDITFWSERLRESKYDINEEELRPYFSLPKVMAGLFGLAKTLFGIDVAPADGVAPVWNSDVRFYCIKDSSGNPTAYFYFDPYSRPSEKRDGAWMDEVFSRSRVMAQKGSSVRLPVAQMVCNQTPPVGDKPSLMTFREVETVFHEFGHALQHMLTKEDEGLVAGIRNIEWDAVELPSQFMENWCYHRDTLMSIAKHYQTGETLPENVYKKLLAARTFRAGSLSLRQLKFATVDLELHTKYVPGGTESIYDVDQRVSMKTQVIPPLPEDRFLCSFSHIFAGGYAAGYYSYKWAEVLSADAFSAFEDAGLDDIKAVKETGQRFRNTILALGGGKAPLQVFVEFRGREPSPEPLLRHNGLLVATA from the exons ATGGCTGCTGAAGACTCCCTCTCCTCGAATCCTCTGTTGCAGAACTTTGAGTTCCCTCCGTTCGACGTCGTCGATGCTCACCACGTCAGACCCGGGATCCGTGCTCTGTTGCACCAGCTC GAAGCTGAATTGGAGCAGCTAGAGAAAACCGTGGAGCCTTCATGGCCAAAGCTAGTGGAGCCGTTGGAGAAGATCATTGATCGCTTAACCGTTGTTTGGGGGATGATCAATCACCTTAAGGCTGTCAAGGACACTCCCGAGCTTCGTGCTGCCATTGAAGAAGTTCAG CCAGAGAAAGTGAAGTTCCAGCTCAGGTTGGGACAGAGCAAACCGATCTACAATGCATTTAAATCTATTCGAGAATCTCCAGACTGGAATACACTGATCGAAGCTCGTCAACGATTAGTAGAAG CACAAATAAAGGAGGCGGTTCTCAGTGGTATTGCTCTTGAAGATGACAAGAGAGAAGAGTTTAACAAAATTGAACAG GAACTCGAGAAACTTTCCCATAAGTTTTCTGAGAATGTTTTGGACGCTACAAAGAAGTTCGAAAAGTTGATAACAGACAAGAAAGAGATCGAGGGTTTGCCACCATCTGCACTTGGGCTATTTGCGCAAGCAGCTGTTTCCAAG GGCCATGAAAATGCAACTGCTGACGCTGGACCATGGCTTATTACACTGGATGCTCCTAGTTATCTCCCCGTCATGCAACATGCCACAAATCGTGCTCTGCGTGAGGAGGTTTATCGTGCTTACTTGTCTCGTGCCTCATCGGGTGAATTAGATAATACTGCAATCATCGACCAAATCTTGAAGCTCCGATTGGAAAAGGCTAAGCTTCTTGGTTACAGCAATTACGCTGAG GTAAGCATGGCCACGAAAATGGCTACTGTAGAGACAGCAGATGAGCTATTAGAAAAGCTTCGCAGTGCTTCTTGGGCTCCGGCTGTTCAAG ACATAGAAGACCTTAAGAGTTTTGCAAAGGACCAAGGTGCTATAGAAGCTGACAGTTTGACTCACTGGGACATCACTTTTTGGAGTGAGAGGCTCCGTGAATCGAAATACGATATTAATGAG GAAGAACTGCGACCCTACTTCTCACTGCCAAAGGTTATGGCTGGGCTTTTCGGTCTAGCTAAGACCCTTTTTGGAATTGATGTAGCACCGGCGGATGGTGTTGCTCCG GTCTGGAACAGCGACGTTAGGTTCTACTGCATCAAAGATTCTTCTGGAAATCCAACTGCTTATTTCTACTTTGATCCATACTCTCGTCCTTCAGAAAAGAGAGACGGTGCTTGGATGGATGAAGTTTTTTCCCGTAGCCGAGTCATGGCTCAGAAGGGTTCCTCCGTACGGCTACCTGTTGCGCAGATGGTCTGCAACCAAACTCCACCGGTTGGTGACAAGCCAAGCCTTATGACATTCCGTGAG GTAGAGACTGTATTCCATGAATTTGGTCATGCTCTCCAGCATATGCTGACGAAAGAGGATGAGGGACTAGTTGCTGGTATCAGAAATATCGAGTGGGATGCAGTTGAATTACCTTCACAGTTTATGGAGAACTGGTGCTACCACAG GGATACTTTAATGAGCATTGCTAAGCATTATCAAACAGGGGAAACTCTTCCTGAGAATGTATACAAGAAGCTCCTGGCTGCAAGAACATTCCGTGCAGGGTCCCTTAGTCTTCGTCAG TTGAAGTTTGCTACGGTTGATCTGGAGCTTCACACAAAGTATGTACCAGGTGGGACAGAGTCTATTTACGATGTTGATCAAAGGGTGTCCATGAAGACACAAGTCATCCCTCCCCTTCCTGAGGATAGATTTCTCTGTAGCTTCAGCCATATATTTGCAG GCGGTTATGCAGCTGGATATTATAGTTACAag TGGGCGGAGGTTTTGTCTGCGGATGCGTTTTCAGCTTTTGAAGATGCTGGATTAGATGACATCaag GCCGTTAAAGAGACAGGACAGAGATTCAGAAACACCATACTTGCTCTGGGAGGAGGAAAAGCGCCTCTACAA GTGTTTGTGGAGTTCAGAGGACGAGAACCTTCCCCAGAGCCTCTGCTCAGGCACAACGGACTCTTGGTTGCTACTGCTTGA
- the LOC106384887 gene encoding E3 ubiquitin-protein ligase MBR2 isoform X2, whose product MYKKDENNVSFCRHTGCSAKVTPRIGFTDNNRKVGRPPICSSSNGKEIAGSSSRTTPGGFGYLRKPAKGRRQPSSNLETDSSETSSIHDDLAAAKPTLPRLKTKRVIQSQNTVSGGVVMTKAGRSSRGTSTSSHQESDLDTGVGPSVSSSSGSDRTVRGGLSRNGLRNVRCNSMSNVLPTSSSSATKISVSKKKNSDGESSSSSKKGNKSSVSVLKGMNQSSSHENGTTLSDNRRNRVVPTIRDSGVVSSSRSGRRGAVASPVTSRQTPHRATPTNSSSSRSSNSYSRQNRSTGRLRSLMPGSPSLVNRDGLSRYNINGIAEILLALERIEHDQELTYEQLASLETNLFLSDMIRFYDQHSDMRLDIDNMSYEELLALGDEMGTVSTALSEEALSRSLKKIIYPGTDETGAISLNKDDDIKCSICQEEYVDGDEVGTMPCEHMYHVSCVQQWLRMKNWCPICKTSAEEEKSL is encoded by the exons ATGTACAAGAAAGATGAAAATAATGTCTCTTTCTGCAGACATACTGGTTGTAGTGCAAAGGTAACTCCCCGGATTGGCTTTACGGACAACAACAGGAAAGTTGGTCGGCCTCCGATTTGTTCTTCCTCAAATGGAAAGGAAattgctgggagttcatctcgAACTACTCCGGGTGGATTTGGATACTTAAGAAAGCCAGCCAAAGGTAGGAGACAGCCGTCGTCTAAtttggagacagattcttcggAGACGAGCAGTATTCATGATGATTTAGCTGCAGCTAAGCCCACCCTTCCACGCCTAAAGACTAAAAGAGTCATTCAGTCTCAAAACACTGTTTCTGGAGGAGTGGTAATGACAAAGGCAGGAAGATCAAGTAGAGGAACAAGCACAAGTAGTCATCAGGAATCTGACTTGGACACTGGAGTGGGTCCCTCGGTTTCTTCATCCTCTGGTAGCGACCGCACTGTAAGAGGTGGTCTGAGCAGGAATGGATTGAGGAACGTGAGGTGCAACTCTATGTCTAATGTTCTTCCAACTAGCTCAAGCTCGGCAACAAAAATCAGTGTgagtaaaaagaaaaactctGATGGAGAGAGCAGCTCCTCTAGCAAAAAAGGCAATAAGAGTAGCGTGTCAGTGCTAAAGGGAATGAATCAAAGCTCTTCTCATGAAAACGGAACCACACTTTCTGATAACAGAAGGAATCGTGTAGTACCAACTATCAGGGATAGTGGTGTTGTTTCAAGTAGTAGATCAGGACGACGTGGAGCTGTTGCATCCCCTGTTACCTCTAGACAAACACCTCACCGTGCAACACCAACCAATTCCAGTTCTTCTCGTTCATCAAATAGTTACAGTAGGCAGAACAGGAGTACCGGCCGGTTACGTAGCTTGATGCCTGGTAGCCCTTCTTTGGTGAACCGGGATGGTTTAAGTCGCTACAACATTAATGGAATTGCTGAG ATACTGTTGGCCCTGGAGAGAATTGAACATGATCAAGAGCTTACATATGAG CAACTGGCCTCTTTAGAGACGAATCTATTCTTAAGTGATATGATCAGATTCTACGATCAGCATAGCGACATGAGGCTTGACATTGATAACATGTCATATGAG GAACTACTAGCTTTGGGAGATGAAATGGGTACAGTGAGCACAGCTCTAAGCGAAGAAGCACTCTCTAGAAGCCTAAAGAAAATCATTTATCCGGGGACAGATGAAACTGGTGCCATCTCTCTGAATAAGGATGATGATATCAAGTGCAGTATTTGCCAG GAAGAGTATGTTGATGGAGATGAAGTAGGGACTATGCCATGTGAACATATGTACCATGTGAGCTGTGTGCAACAATGGCTGCGGATGAAGAATTGGTGCCCTATCTGCAAAACCTCTGCGGAGGAGGAGAAGTCGTTGTAG
- the LOC106430265 gene encoding transcription factor GTE2: MAPAVLANLNEPLFQRRQCDAVFMRKHTNHPDDFTNPNPNSSSQFRDGGDYVSFDLDSYSSNQLRELKKRLNLELEQVRFLRERIESGAFTTPAHEIGVANKTTKKKKKTSHSHGRLDLESEKALRSTMSTCGQILAKLMKHKWSWVFNTPVDVLGLGLHDYHLIVKKPMDLGTVKTNLEKGFYRSPVDFASDVRLTFTNALAYNPKGQDVYKMAEKLLSQFDVWFSPTLKKFEAQQQGSSSRPPVVSELNQRLSENARKGPEQISIAKKLDSLKPLPTLPPPVMELPRVPSPPPSPVQPPPPQPVSKVESPPPPPQPVNQVEASVEVGEAPKGRKGKLPKPKAKDPNKREMTMEEKAKLGVNLQELPPEKLGQLIQILKKRTTNLPQDGDEIELDIEELDNETLWELDRFVTNYKKMASKIKRQGFIQNLSTPTRNMPPVMEMGSAEKRVRKGGDGGEEDVDIGEDIPIEDYPSVEIERDGTAATAGSSSSGSSSSSGGSSSSDSESGSSSGSDSDADSVQSPFVQAKE, encoded by the exons ATGGCACCTGCGGTTTTGGCTAACCTAAACGAACCCTTGTTTCAGAGAAGACAATGCGACGCCGTTTTTATGAGGAAACACACTAACCACCCCGACGATTTCACCAACCCTAACCCTAATTCGAGCAGCCAGTTTCGCGATGGAGGAGACTACGTTTCCTTCGATCTCGACTCCTACTCCTCGaaccagctcagggagctgaagAAGCGTCTCAATTTGGAGCTCGAGCAAGTCCGGTTCCTCAGGGAACGAATCGAATCGGGAGCCTTCACGACTCCAGCTCACGAAATTGGAGTTGCTAAcaagacgacgaagaagaagaagaagactagcCATAGCCATGGAAGGTTGGATCTGGAGTCGGAGAAGGCGTTGAGGAGCACGATGTCGACGTGCGGTCAGATCTTGGCGAAGCTGATGAAGCATAAGTGGTCGTGGGTGTTCAACACGCCTGTCGACGTGTTAGGGTTGGGGCTTCACGACTATCATCTGATCGTGAAGAAGCCTATGGATCTTGGTACTGTGAAGACGAATCTTGAAAAGGGGTTTTACAGATCTCCCGTTGATTTCGCTTCAGACGTTAGGTTGACTTTTACTAATGCCTTGGCGTATAATCCGAAGGGGCAAGACGTTTATAAAATGGCTGAGAAGCTTCTGAGTCAGTTCGATGTTTGGTTTAGTCCTACGCTGAAGAAGTTCGAGGCTCAGCAGCAGGGATCGTCTTCTCGTCCTCCTGTAGTGTCTGAACTCAACCAAAGACTGTCGGAGAATGCAAGGAAAGGACCTGAACAGATTTCAATAGCGAAAAAGCTTGATTCTTTGAAGCCTTTACCTACATTGCCTCCTCCAGTTATGGAGCTGCCACGTGTCCCATCTCCTCCTCCTTCACCGGTTCAGCCACCACCTCCCCAGCCGGTTAGCAAAGTTGAATCACCTCCCCCACCTCCCCAACCGGTTAACCAAGTGGAAGCATCTGTTGAGGTGGGAGAAGCGCCTAAGGGGAGGAAAGGGAAGTTACCGAAGCCTAAGGCTAAGGATCCAAACAAGAGAGAGATGACGATGGAAGAAAAGGCGAAGCTCGGTGTGAATCTCCAGGAGTTGCCTCCTGAGAAGCTTGGACAGTTGATTCAGATTCTTAAGAAGAGAACCACGAATCTACCTCAGGACGGAGACGAGATTGAGTTAGATATCGAGGAGTTGGACAATGAGACTCTGTGGGAGCTTGATCGTTTCGTCACTAACTACAAGAAGATGGCGAGCAAGATTAAGAGACAAGGGTTTATTCAGAACTTGTCAACTCCGACAAGAAATATG CCTCCGGTGATGGAAATGGGAAGTGCTGAGAAGAGAGTGAGGAAAGGAGGGGATGGAGGAGAAGAGGATGTAGACATTGGGGAAGATATACCGATTGAGGATTATCCATCAGTGGAGATTGAAAGGGATGGTACAGCCGCCACTGCTGGGTCTAGTTCTTCTGGCAGCTCCAGTTCTAGTGGCGGTTCTTCTTCTAGTG ATTCAGAGTCAGGGAGCTCATCAGGAAGTGATTCAGATGCTGATAGTGTGCAATCGCCATTTGTGCAAGCAAAAGAATGA
- the LOC106384889 gene encoding HBS1-like protein, giving the protein MPRKGFSNFDDYDDGFDDDYDYDYDDDDEHEEAEQKEVEIAQQGVWRCGICTYDNDESMNVCDICGAIRHDTVAGGNQTIINNNTASMKQKERQDTSVHNPLKKERDRSETSSQGRHAHIGGVKSSKSVPKAKADSSHETTSSSKNMEASESLTSTMNKMSLTGEAETSRDIKSRSARSKSNHKPEEWMLLDKESDILTQLNLAIVGHVDSGKSTLSGRLLHLLGRISQKQMHKFEKEAKLQGKGSFAYAWALDESAEERERGITMTVAVAYFNTKRHHVVLLDSPGHKDFVPNMIAGATQADAAILVVDASIGAFEAGFDNLKGQTREHARVLRGFGVEQVIVAVNKMDIVAYSKERFDLIKQHVGSFLQSCRFKESSLTWIPLSAMENQNLVSAPSESRLSSWYQGPCLLDAVDSVNSPGRDVSKPLLMPICDVVRSNSHGQVSACGKLEAGAVRSGSKIMVMPSGEQGTVRSLERDSQGCTIARAGDNVAIALQGIDANQVMAGGVLCHPDYPVSVATHLELMVLVLEGATPILLGSQLEFHVHHAKEAATVVKLVAMLDPKTGEPTKKSPRCLTAKQSAMLEVSLHYPVCVETFSESRALGRVFLRSSGRTVAMGKITRIIQDS; this is encoded by the exons ATGCCTCGTAAAGGATTCTCCAATTTCGATGATTATGATGATGGTTTCGACGATGATTATGACTATgactatgatgatgatgatgaacatg AAGAAGCTGAACAGAAGGAAGTAGAAATTGCTCAGCAAGGGGTTTGGAGATGTGGAATCTGTACATATGACAATGATGAGAGTATGAATGTGTGTGATATTTGCGGTGCTATTCGTCATGATACAGTGGCTGGCGGAAACCAAACTATCATTAACAACAATACAG CAAGCATGAAGCAGAAAGAGAGGCAAGATACGTCAGTACATAACCctctaaagaaagaaagagatagaTCAGAAACTAGCTCCCAAGGCAGACACGCTCATATTGGCGGCGTAAAATCTAGCAAAAGTGTGCCAAAAGCAAAAGCAGATTCGTCTCATGAGACAACTTCTTCCTCAAAAAATATGGAGGCGTCAGAGAGTCTTACTAGTACTATGAACAAGATGTCTTTGACTGGGGAAGCAGAAACCTCCAGAGATATTAAAAGTAGAAGCGCAAGATCAAAATCAAACCATAAGCCAGAGGAGTGGATGCTTCTTGATAAAGAATCAGATATACTAACTCAACTTAATCTCGCCATC GTTGGACATGTTGATTCAGGCAAATCAACGCTTTCAGGTAGACTACTGCATCTACTAGGAAGAATCTCTCAAAAGCAAATGCACAAGTTTGAGAAAGAAGCAAAGCTGCAGGGCAAGGGGTCCTTTGCATATGCCTGGGCATTGGACGAGAGTGCTGAAGAGAGGGAAAGAGGGATCACAATGACAGTGGCGGTTGCTTACTTCAACACCAAACGACACCATGTTGTTTTGCTAGACTCTCCTGGACACAAAGACTTTGTTCCCAACATGATAGCAGGAGCAACGCAAGCAGATGCGGCGATTCTCGTCGTGGATGCATCCATCGGTGCTTTTGAAGCTGGTTTTGATAATTTGAAAGGACAGACGAGGGAGCATGCGCGTGTTCTTAGAGGCTTTGGCGTGGAGCAAGTCATAGTCGCAGTCAACAAAATGGATATTGTTGCGTATTCCAAGGAGAGGTTTGATTTGATTAAGCAGCATGTTGGATCTTTTCTGCAATCATGTCGGTTTAAAGAGTCGTCTCTGACGTGGATTCCGTTAAGTGCCATGGAGAACCAAAATTTGGTTTCTGCTCCCTCTGAAAGCCGCCTATCCTCATGGTACCAAGGTCCATGTTTATTGGATGCCGTTGACTCTGTTAACTCTCCTGGTAGAGACGTCTCAAAGCCTCTGCTAATGCCTATATGTGACGTTGTGAGATCAAACTCACATGGGCAGGTATCTGCATGTGGCAAACTTGAAGCTGGAGCTGTTCGGTCAGGATCCAAG ATAATGGTTATGCCATCGGGAGAGCAAGGAACTGTGCGGTCTCTGGAGCGTGATTCTCAGGGTTGCACCATAGCAAGAGCTGGAGATAACGTAGCAATAGCTTTGCAAGGGATCGATGCAAATCAAGTGATGGCAGGAGGTGTGCTGTGCCATCCTGATTATCCAGTTTCAGTAGCAACTCATTTGGAGTTGATGGTGCTCGTCTTGGAAGGTGCAACACCGATCTTGCTCGGTTCTCAG TTGGAGTTTCATGTGCACCATGCAAAGGAAGCAGCAACAGTTGTGAAGCTTGTGGCAATGCTTGATCCGAAAACAGGGGAGCCGACAAAGAAGTCTCCTCGTTGTCTAACTGCTAAACAAAGTGCAATGCTTGAG GTGAGTCTTCATTATCCAGTTTGTGTGGAGACATTTTCTGAAAGTAGAGCTCTTGGGAGAGTGTTCCTTAGATCATCAGGAAGAACAGTCGCAATGGGCAAAATAACTCGGATCATCCAAGACTCTTAA